One window of the Dehalococcoidales bacterium genome contains the following:
- a CDS encoding NifB/NifX family molybdenum-iron cluster-binding protein: MSHFGQANEFMLLDVDQEGRVARKETLAVTPHSCGTLPGELAKRGVSVVLAGGMGMGPRMAFQQSNIEVVLGVTEPDPEKAVVAHVNHTLENGVNVCEHGDTICDRTKV; the protein is encoded by the coding sequence ATGTCACATTTTGGCCAAGCTAACGAGTTCATGCTGCTGGACGTCGATCAAGAAGGACGGGTAGCAAGGAAAGAAACACTAGCAGTAACGCCGCATAGCTGCGGTACCCTGCCTGGTGAATTGGCAAAACGCGGCGTCAGCGTGGTATTAGCCGGTGGTATGGGAATGGGGCCGCGCATGGCCTTCCAACAAAGCAACATCGAGGTAGTGCTCGGGGTAACCGAACCAGATCCCGAAAAGGCAGTAGTAGCTCATGTTAACCATACTCTTGAGAATGGGGTTAATGTTTGCGAGCATGGTGACACGATTTGCGATCGTACTAAAGTATAA